A segment of the Cyanobacteriota bacterium genome:
GCAACAGACTGCTGGAGCGATGTTGGCGCAGGCTAATAATTCGCCGCAATTGGCTCTTAGTCTGTTACCGTAATAGCTTTAATTTAACGTAATACGATCTTGCGACTAGCAATAGTCGTTCTATCAAAATATCTTACAACTTTTAAGTGGTGGGTAGTGTTAGGAAACTCGCTTGTGTAACACAAGTTGAGTTTTCCTTGTTTTGGTAGCTTCCCAAAAATAGATGATCCTGAACTCATCAGCGTTGGTTCGTATTGTTTGCCCATACTGTCGACAAGTTGAAACGAGCTATGTCTTAATTCCTGTCCTGTTTTATTCTCATACTCAAGGCTGACTTTGATACATTTGTCCCCAAAGTCGTCTTTAGATTTTTTGACTTGGGTTATATTTAGTTTGAAATCTGGTTGTTTCGATTCTGTTTGAATCGTTTCTGAGACAAGTCCTGATGGATTTTCTATGTTTTGAGCTATTAGCCAAGGTTCTTTAATTTCTATTTCTAATTCTGCGCCAGGTTCAATAATGAATGACTCACCCTTGCGCTTGATACCGTGGCTAATACCAATACCACCACCGATGGCTGCAACGCTACCAGCCAACATTGGATTAGAAGCTAAGCTTAAGCCTGCAATTGAAGAGATTTGAAATACTACCATTGGAGCTACAACAGCACCAGCTAATCCACTAGCTGCTGTGATGCCGATATTTTTTAATCCAGTGGTGAACAAATTAGAATTCTTTGAAGAATCAAAACCCATATCACTAATATCTATTTTTTGACCTTGTTGAAGTTCTAGTTTAAAAAATTCTAGTTTGACATTGCCCTTACGCCAAAAGCTTTGGGCTTGATTCTTCTTTGTGATTTCTGCATAAAACTTGGATCCTTCTTTGATTATAGCTAGCTTGCCGTAGGGATCTTTTATTGCAATTGCTTCGATATTTTCTGCAATTATGGTACTGCCAATCTCTGGCAGCTCTACTTTGCCATCTAGGTCCCTTTCGACCCAGGGGAATCTTTTTGGAACTTTGGTTACTCGCAATTTAATTTTTTGAGATTCAGGTAATTGGTAATTGAGGTTAGTTTTGAGTGTTTCAGCTTGAATCGGGTTCAGTAAAAGACAGAGGATGATTAAACATCCTGTAAATTGTGGGATGCTTTTAATCATGCAGGTTTAAAGCTTCCTCTAGTGAGTAAGTTCTTTTATTTTGTGATTCATAGTAAGTGCGCATCACTAAATCAGCCAGGATGCCCATCATAAAGATCTGCACGCCAACTGTAAAGAACATTGCCCCAAGTAAAGGTAGTGGCGTTCCATCTAGTTGTATATGATTGGTGAACTTAAGTGCGATAGCCGCAACAAAGCTTGCAAAAGAAAGCAAGATTGAAATAAAGGCGATCCCACCAAAAACATAAATTGGTTTAGTGATGTAATCAGTTAAAAATTTCATGAGCATTAAATCAAGAACTACTTTAAAGGTTCTATTGATGCCGTACTTCGACTCACCAAATTGTCTTTCATGGTGCTGGACTGGGATCTCTGTAACTTTGGCTCCAACCCAGCTTGCGCAAATTGGAATAAATCTATGTAGCTCTCCATAAAGTCGAATATCTTTTATTACTTCTGAACGATAGGCTTTGAGAGTGCAACCATAATCGTGTAAGTTCACACCTGAAAGCCAAGAAATTAGTTTATTTGCAATCATTGAAGGAAGCGTACGGTTGATAAAAGTATCTTTGCGGTCTTTGCGCCAACCACTAACTACGTCGTAACCCTCGTTTATTTTTGCAAGTAGGTTTGGTATATCGTTTGGATCATTTTGCAGATCTGAGTCCATTGGAATTAAGACTCTGCCACTCGCTGCATCAATCCCGGCAGACATTGCTGCAGTTTGACCAAAGTTGCGTCTAAATTTGAGTACTTTGATATGCTCGTTACCCTGAGCAATTGATTTAAGTACTTCAAAACTTTTGTCTGAACTACCATCATCTACATAAATAACCTCATAGGTGATATCGTGACCATCCAGGGCTGCTTTGATTTTGTCGTCAAGCAATTTGATGTTCTCTTCTTCATTATAGACGGGGATAAAAATTGATACGTCATACTTGCTGTTTTGCAAGCTAGAATCTGTCGTTGAGCTTTCAATAGTCATAGTCATTAGC
Coding sequences within it:
- a CDS encoding glycosyltransferase family 2 protein; translation: MTIESSTTDSSLQNSKYDVSIFIPVYNEEENIKLLDDKIKAALDGHDITYEVIYVDDGSSDKSFEVLKSIAQGNEHIKVLKFRRNFGQTAAMSAGIDAASGRVLIPMDSDLQNDPNDIPNLLAKINEGYDVVSGWRKDRKDTFINRTLPSMIANKLISWLSGVNLHDYGCTLKAYRSEVIKDIRLYGELHRFIPICASWVGAKVTEIPVQHHERQFGESKYGINRTFKVVLDLMLMKFLTDYITKPIYVFGGIAFISILLSFASFVAAIALKFTNHIQLDGTPLPLLGAMFFTVGVQIFMMGILADLVMRTYYESQNKRTYSLEEALNLHD